TGAAAGATTAGGTACTATCTCTTTCAAGCAAATTGATCTGTGTGATCAGAGAAATTTGATAGAATATTGTAGAAATGTCTTGATATACTTAACGAAAGaatattatacaatattatCGGATATTAATCAATGTAATTCTAGTGTAACTGTCGATAGTTGTAGATATaccaaaatttgtaaattgagAAATGCGATAAAAAATGCAGATATTCTTATAACAAGTTTATTGAACATCGCACATGATTCAGCATTTCAATGTACGAAAATAAGTGTTATGAAAATTGATTACAATATAACTTCACTAGCGAAGAGTTTTACCACTTGCTCTGATGTTATAATGGAATTTGTATAATTTCAGGGAATACcttattaataaatcaataattttgttcatctcattttattttaacaataagaAAGAATTGGTGCTGGAAATACAAAAGCTAATACCAAAGGTTTTTTTgtaatgatattgaaaatgcCATAATTTCAATTCTGAACTGAATTCTGATctgaacaaataataatttacgtAGATATATGAATTCAGAAAAAATTGGTGCTGGTCGTGCCTTTTGTTTGAAACTAGGTACGGATGTATCAATTTTTGCGTATAAAAGTCCTCCATACTTGCTACATACCACTTCAAAGTAACAGTTAACTTGCGACCATCATAACATAGCATGTATATGGGTCTTTGATGTTTGCGTTATGGGTTTCCGCTATTCTAGTATCGACAATTTCTGTTAATGTTGAAGTGGGCCTCATCAGAGAATAACCCGGTGTTAAACGAAGTGAAGCGTGTCTCCATTTCACATGACATTTAGTATACTGGTAGCGTCAATAACTTTTAGCTTCTgtactatttgaattttttatgaatgacAATTCTTATCTTCCTGTAAAATAGGCTGTTACGATCTGGGTAGAGCACTTATGGATAGACTGGATGGTAGTTTCACGAATTGAATCCTCTACCATATCAATGTTTTCTTCCAACGTAAAACCAGTTTCCTCCAGCTTGTGAACCCAGGTCTAAACGGTTTCAATTCAATAACAGTCAATAAACCGGCGCAAATTGCTATGTTCTTGAAATTTACGACGCGCTCCTTTGGCCGAATTATTGTGGTAAAAGTAACGTACACAAAAAGTGAAGCTCGCTTTCTCTAAACCCTCTATGTCGTTTGAATTCTGAAAGACTTTTGTGGCTCTCTTCTTATCGTGCGCGCGATTTCTGCACGCCGTCTGCATTTTATAcaaaacttaaatttaaaatgagGGGCGAGACTCTTTAATATGTTAcataatattggaaataatatcaaaacacTCACCTTgctaaattaatattttttaagcaaacacaaatttctattttgtgaAAGATCAGCGAGTCAACCTCTCTCCCGAGTGTGTGCCTCCTCCTGAGCCAAGATGACTTAACGTGACTAAGGTGGCGCGTCAAATGAAAAGCAAATAATTTAGGAGTAATCTAAGGTAGGCCTAGTGCGATGGACGTACTTATTTTCaatcattcaaattatttatttaccgttaaatatgttatattttctttgatgaCGATTTGTTTCATTACCTCTCCCAAAATCGTAAAGGCAATCatagttaaaaaatacaatgataTACTAGTGTTACATAAAGTAACTAATATACCTAATGGTAATTATAACAGTTGAAAGCTACCAAAAGAgcagacaaattttttttgagaagaattattttctctaatcaataatcaaaaatttacttgctccaaatatttttattgattatcgTTATGTAGAACAGGGACttgaagaattgaaaattctgactcttccttacttatttatctttgaatccgtttgcctaattcgtaagcacgtttctccaattttagaaagatctTTGCACgactatccacttaggaacgcggagcacgacctttatctacctatTCCAAGTTCAGAATTAgctaagggctcaatattttacaatgcaaaaatatgcacaatcatttgcctattgaaatcaaatcgatatcaccTTTTCACgcattttgcaataatttgagggtttatttactggaaagtgccttctactcagtaaacgacttctattttaataatcatatttaattccgggcatgctggaTACTGGTTTAAATTTTGCTAtagacttatatactaattattacctataattttgttactcattctgattttcttttgtatattgcaattttattttatttgtatctttaatcagttatttttgtttgaattttttgacaataaagcatttctctttctATAAAATTTAGTACCGAATaatctatataaataattattcgtATTGTAAGTACAATGCATAACGAATCCAAGTACCGTATCAAATCTTTCGAATTCAAAATTCGTATCAATGACTCTATCACTGCAAATACTTTCTGTAATTTCAtagttattaaatatatttaaacatgTCGTGTTTTGTGTAAATACTcctaatattcaatttattatcatcaATTGCCAAGAAATCAAGTTTCAATCCGGAACCcaacaaacaaataatgttattcCGTTCCCATGAGTACTAAATTCTCGAAAAGAAATAATCCACATTTAATTGAATTGTCTCATCGTTTTGGACCACCAGTAAAGGAACTTGAGGTTGAGGTGCATCCGGAGCAGAGCTCACTATTTATTCCCTAATCAAGTAAGCTTTGTTTATGTCCAATCACGACTCTTTCAGTAGCAGGCAACTGATTTGAATTGCAATCCAAGTAGGCATAAATCCGTTAAGCGTTGGCATTTATTTGGGGTGGTGACTATAATTTAGAATGTTATAGTCTGGACGCACAAAAGCACGTTAATATCGAAATAAGTGTGAGTTTTAGAAACATCAAATCAATATCACATTTATTCTTGATAAACTGGATTTCCTAATggttctatttatttgaaaaatatcacaagTTTTTGAATTAcgaatatataagtatatatgtAGAATTAGAAACTTCAAGATATTCTATTGTTGTAGAAAATAGTTGGAGAAATAATAGGTACAAGTAAGATAAATTGTCATATATGaccataataaaatataatctaatgtttcactattttcgaaaattgtCATCAAGGATATTTTTTTAGGACCCCATGTTATTAATTCGACATACAATAGGCGTGCCTTCCACacacaaatttcaagaaaattcaacaatacgacaaaaaacgaaagaaaatcTTAGGTCTGATTACAAGAACATAAGTTATATTGGAGTAGATGAACTTAGATTAGCTTCATCTGGGCATTCTTTGTGATGGTTTTGGGGTATAATTCGTGACGATTTGAAGATAAAGGTGCTCTTGGTGCAGCTTTAGCTGCGAGCTGAAGACGGAAGATCGAGCACCAGCCGGACGAAATTCCAAATAATCAGATTGTTAAAGATTATATCGAGAGAAGCGGCATATTCTAGCGCTAATAATAGTTTGTTCTTCACAGGTTGATATTTAAAGATCTTCATGTGACGTACCATGAGATTGCATCAGTTTCaatcgcatacattcaatattgcatgaatatttgcGTTGAGTACCGCATAATTGGACAAACGgtcaaaaaaactataaaaatataaaatcgtgACAGGTGATTAATTAAGAATATATGTATATGAGCCCGAAACTAAGAAACAATCGAGTGTATGGACCTTTCCAGACGAACCacatctgtttttttttttcggaataattggACGTGTCGCCACCAAGTAACGTAGAACGGTTAATTATGAATGCTTCTCTAGCATACCAGCATTGTTTTGCCAGAAgtgtttcgaaaaaatcagggaaaccaatcacagaagacgAAGCATTCTCCACCATaggaaaaaatgaaaggaaaaataatttacgcgTGATCTAAGGTTGAGGAGGGAAAAGGGATGACTTCATAAaggtaaaaaatagtttaactCCATTTCCGGCATAACTACAAGTCTTATGGAAAAAGTCGAATAACAAAGTTTTAGGCAATAATAGAATCTACAGTTTTTGTATCAGCTCTTTTtccacataacctcaaaactcatgagaaaaattcagaaaacagagtttttcatttataatttttcattaaaaatttttttttcacgaaattttgtgGAATGCTGCGTCTCTATTTCCCATAttcactgtaatttatttgatttgaaatatgtattttttcacgttgtttTGACATAATATTGAAAAGCACCCTAAATTTCGAACGAAAAATCTGATTTTTGTAAAAGTTGGtgagattttttttgttcattgaaaTCTCCACTTGTtggtgtgaaaaaatattaccatcaccatggtaaattttctcagaaggcaaaaaataaagcaaaaagtACCTGCACTCAAAacgttttttaaatcattatgtagaatttttagttattcattaaattttttcactctCGTTATACGAAAAATGTGAGATTCCATGTTACATTGATAAacataaatgtgaaattttgataaatatctaaaaattctatataatgaaattttcggtgcgaatatttttatttttttgcattttctgaGAAAGTGTACCatggtgatggtaatattttttgacGCCATCAAAACGTAGAGattttaacaaatgaaaatctaaCTGACTTTTTAAAACAAGCTGATATTTTGACAGGGGAATTTTCGTTcgatattatgtcaaaataacgtgaaaaaaatatttcaattcaaacgaattacagtatatttggcataaaaaatgatgtatccatcaaatttcgtgaaaaaaaaaataaaaattaagcgGAAATCTTAGCTTTTTGAATGTTCCACAtgaatttttaggttatgtgaaaaaagtgagaATGCAAAATTTGTAGATCCTCCCATTACCTACAACTTGCTATTTGACTTTTTCCATAGGTCTTGTAGTTTTGTTACAGTCCTTCAATGGCACCCGATGATTTTTCCTTATTcccgcaaatcaaaaataaattgtgaggtgAACGTTTTTCTGTAGGTacccgaagaagcggttgatgcattcaaatcacatgttttggaggtacctcaatcggaatgaggaaaatgcttcgataattagtttaataattttatatagtaatttttttcatacatttcttTCGTATATTTGATTGTTTGCGAATAGTATTTAATATCAACAGTTCTCACAACAATCCTCCATACTATTCCGTTTGGTCTAACTCCGAAACGATACTCGGATTGGCAATCAATTAATTACACAAAGCAGAAAATATTTAAGCGCCGCATCCATCGACACCGCCGACTTTATGAGTTTGTCGGCAGTCGGTGtgtttatatttcttcttataTCAAAGctatatgtttattttggaaatagcTTTGTAGCTGTCATTATTATATACTGTTCGACAAACTGCCTGGTGGTCGACATGTAAAGACAAAGGAAACGACTGTTGATGGTAAATACGTTAAAATAATTAGAAGTGTATTTCAAATTGACTTGTACAGTAacgtttttttgtgtatttcTTCGTTAGAATTTCAGAATATTTACTAACTCCAActaattaatgattttatttatgtaaatagaAGTATCTCATTGTCTAACATGGAATTGGAAGTAGGTATCACTAGATATTGGAAAAAGCAGATATGAAATAATAGAATATGTCATACATTTATGCAGGATAATTGAATAGGAagtttctatttgaaaataggCTTTGTTACGTGTTTGTTCATGGAGATTGGGTATGGATGATTGAATTACTGATAGAGGTTGCTGGTAACTCTTGGTTGTTTCGAGTAATTGAACCACTCTATTATTTTCGATCTGGCTTAAGAGCAGGATcatatatgaatattaaaattatttcgatcATATAATGAAGAGCTCCTTTCGTATTTActgaatcaaaacaaaaaaatcaaaaaagacaAATTGCCAAGCCGATATTCCAACATATATCTAGTAATTATCAATTATCGTGTGGTCAGTTGTTTTTAGAATAATCCGTATTATTACGCCCCTGTTCAAAGTTTACTCATTTGTCTAAAATTTgatcaagttttttaaaataattgaaaaacgcAGATTTTCTTGATACATTTTCAGATTGATAAAGCAATATgaatatgatgaatattaaattcgaaaaatcatTTGGGGACTTCGAAAATTCATATGTTAAGAAGGAACCAAATTTCCAGCACGATATTTAGTGATGTTATAATTTGCTGATCGTTTTGTACTTCTAACTAATTTGAATATGCACTTTATTCAGATCTGTTTCAAGAACATAAACAGAAATAACTCTTTTCAAGAGTTCTTGAggtcaaattatcaaatttgtaGATCGATAGAACGCCAAACACATATTGCAGAAAATTTACCTCTACTAGTATGAAGCTTAACCTCGAAAAAACAATCAACTGTCCCAAAATCAACAAAGTTTTTTGAGAACTACTAACCAGTGATAGTTTTGTGATAGTTCTTCATGCAATTTTCATATTCTTGTTCTAATGATAGTGACCAGCAACCTCGAGAAACATAACATTGGAGTTGAAGAGCAAATTAACGCATTCGTTCACAAAATTGTGATGGAAAGTACAAGAAACCACGAAGTTGATTTGggataatagaaaaatatcattggatattggaatattttgacGATAAAGGCACATATAATGTATTGACGTAAAAAGTAGGCGCATGCACATTCACTTCCAAGGGTTTCCATTTATTAGTAACATACTCTCTATAGTTTCTTAtttgaaggaaaaatatttcaattaaatttaaattgtatgcAGTTTTATAAGTATATAACTCCATAACCGAATTGGTTTGGTATAATTGAACtctaatcaatattttcgattttttattattttccttacGGTTGAGCCGAACAATAAAATAGTTTACTCACTAAATACAACCAAGCATAACTATGAACctctaaaaataattcatttttgaattacAGCTcatgaaaatgtgaaaaatctCAATTACCTGGTGTCTCGGAAActattaatatcaataatatcaTTCTGTGTGATGggacatttttaattaatcacaCTGTATAATTCCATTCATATCAgatgattaattatttatttttattttctttatctttttcaAAAGGTTGTTGTTGAATTGgcttgtattaaaaaaattgtggaaaggatatttttaatttaaagaaaagttGATTTTGGGATCTTTGatataaaacttaaaattcaATGAATATACGGACAGTCACAAGAAAATTGATCAAAGCttgttttaagaaatttttgagGTTTCATAGTGCTACAACTATGTGAACTATATAttctacaaaaagaaattaattcaCATTCCGACCCACAATAAACTCTTTGAggatttgatttttaaaagttaCGGTTGCGAATTCAATCAGCCCCGTATTCCACAATGTTTCATTGATTTCATATTGTTCAATGAGAACTTtccaactccggaaacagtgaccaaaatcaaccaagatcgtcgaatgagcagcCTAATGATTTAAACTGAAAAcgtcgataaagaaacggttagaaaaattttacacgagaaattacacatgacaaaagtctgtgcgaagttgggcCAAAAAAGACCAAAGCTCTTgagtcaacgggtctgctcagattttcttgaaaggttcgaaaaagatctgctttgaaagggacccgatttgagtcgatggaagcggtaaagcaaaaaacggcagagctcctaaaggccctcaccaaagaagacttccagcactgcttcaaTCAATGGAAAATTGTATGGAAAGGTGAGTGGTGAGGGGAGAAGAGTATATTGAAAGTGAttcgaataaattttataataaaaccctttttcgtaaccagcctcgttatttaatagccagaccttgtATTGTTATCGACTGTCAAAAAATCACTCTCACAATTCCAACGCACTTCGAATCCCGCGAGCTTTTCTCCACTAGTTAATAAATGACATATCCACTTGCATGTCTTGAAAAGTCTAGTCGCCGTAAGCCGCGAGACACTCTCAGATATCTACTCTGAAGAGTGTGTCCATTTATTTGAAACGGTCTCGAGAGCAATTTGCGAGAGTATTAATCTCAGATAGACACGTACCTTAAGAAAGTAATGAGCGGGGTGCTGTATTTTGGAAATAGCACTAAGGAAACAAAATTAGTAATATGGCATCGGCCAGGAATAAAATAGAATGATGCTTTCTGAGGACTTACTTGGTAATATTTTCACGAAATAAATCACAATATTTCAATGTCATTCTTTTCTGATATACCATGAATTTTTTGTgcaaattgaatagaaaatgaGAGTCGAGAAAAGGAGGTGCATTATGATTTTGCGAGACTGATTGAATCtgcaaataatatatataaaaaccatGATTATTAtgcaaatcaattttttatctgatttttaGTCTGCCTATGATTAAACTAACAGTTCAACAGCTAAATGTTGGCGAGCATTCGATAAGCGATGCGGTTCATCACAGATAAATTGCGCAAATCAGATTGAAGGAAATAGAAGAGATAATTTAGAAGCAGCTTATAACCATGAAATGGATTATTCAGTGGGAACCTATTAATTTGAATGTTCTTCTTACTAATTcttttgatttaataaattgaactataaaaagaaattaccTTTCcccaaaaaacttttattatggTACATAATCcggtttttatttcaaatcttcGTTTCGCAACGAGCaataaaagttacaaaaaatatttggacGCTTCTTATTGACTAATGGTGGCAAAAGAATTCTGTGATTAATGATATCGTCTATATTTTAACAACATCATTTTGGTACCCACATTTGCATTTGTAGGTGCTAATTGATAATACCACCAACTCTAATTATGAAAATGGATCACTTAATGTGTTCATGAACAAGATTTATATCATATTCGTCTACAGTGGGGCCGTAGTATTAAAATGCCACCTTGGCTTACATTTGTACCTATCATTTGGTATTATTGAGCAAATTATTGCTTTTAAATCAACTAATGTATTCAAGAATGATGATCACCCTATATTTATGTTAAATGCTATTTAATAGAGATGTAGCGGAGAAGACGGTTCGATTGTTTTCCATCCATTAGccttgatattaatattaatgcgCTGTCAATGGCAGTCGAATTATGTACCAGTTATTAAAAACTCATAATCATCTGAGTGTTGTTGATGGTAAACTGAGGACAAGAGttacattttttagaaaacgTTTCTTGAacttatgaatatattttcttcgAGTTAGTTaccataaatattttcaaggtTGAAATGAGAAATTCCAACTgcataatttgtataaatatcaataagaatCTTCAATGCaatttgttaaataatgttctggaaaaaataatattaattatattaataggATGATAACCTTTTTCTAGGTCAGAGGATTTACCTCCTACTTTCCCTCAACTTCTAATGTTCAGATTATATTTTTCCTCTATAATTTTTCCTGTGTCACTCATTTTCAATGCTAACtgattttttccatataacAATGATTATGAAGCAGAAAAAAGAAGGAGCCATTGGAATAAGAATAAAAGCAAACAGAAAACCTGGAAATGCAATATATTGAAGAactaaaaatgaagaaacaaaataaaagaaaattgcgTTCCATTATAATAGACAAAAATACTTCATAGCTAAATCTGTCTCACTAGATAGAAGATATGTAAAAGCTTCTAAGCCTCGAATTCAATTAAggcaatattttttcaaaataggaAATCCCAGAATTTGCAGCCTATTTATCCCAACAAACTTTGTTCTTCCAATAAACTTATTAATACAGCATCTTTCTCTGttacaatttattaatatttgtccGGTTAGACATATAAACCAAACTAAACCGAACCCATCGATATAGATTATGAGGAAGAATACATTTATTCTAATCTTACTACGAAATCTCGCTACAGTAGAAATGATAGTGAGGAGAAAATATTTGTctaaagtcaatttttcaaagaaaaatagaaaaccaaaacaatgatcagggCTTAATCAGCACGTGAAGATCCCGGACGAAATGCGGCTTGGCATTGTTATTGATCCAAATCAGTGGCAtcataatataccacaaataaaaagcCGCGTTTAAAGGGCAAGCGCCGCATCGCTGAAGAAGCCGTTGGATTAGGTGTAGTACAGGGACGGCATCGTCTTATCGTACTGCAGTgagatttttcatatttttctgttgCGTAATTTTCTTAAACATGTCTGATACGGAGACATATGATGAATTTGTTGTATACTTCGCCAAAGAAGAGAATTAAGAAGCTTGATTTTAACTCTAGCGAATAACAAAtgattgtatttataaaaatgctAAATGCAACAAGATGGTGAAGTTACTTCCAAAACGGTGAATATTTGGACAGTATCTTACcgaaataaaacatttgaattttttaacgttaaaaatatttttcatgaagcTATCGAAGAATTACAATTGATAattggaaaaatgtatttaccTTATCCAGGAAAAGGCTGAAACCCaactgtaaaatattgatattgtcaTTGATAtgcaattattataaatgttgaaGACAGTGGAAGCTCAATGTCATCTGATAgggaaataacaaattttgtttattgaggtagaaaatgaagattctatttgaatgtttcaatacaaatattttctttcaatttctgtATTTGGTTTAAGCAATAAGATACTATAtataatcttttaaaaaagtaGAAATTCGATAATTAATAATTCCAGTGTTTTCCATATTATGACTGATAACTTTATATCTATTCCGAACTTCACGTTTACATTGTACAgcgtccttcacgacgagctgaatcgatatgtatatgggaaagtactgggactagtgttttgaaaatttgcttgcataggttttccgaaatgctcgtttcagctaaaatattctcagttttctgaaacttccggtaaTACTTCCTTCTTTTTAATAGAATcctatagtttttattaaatttttggaatctacgtgaaatttcaatataactttatatgtGGCATTTTCTGAATacacatataaatttttgtgaaggttttcacagattttgaaagctgcaagtgttatttgtccaaatcccaaaaatattagacctgactcacttaaaataagaaatataatttttctagtggagggctgcatgtgtccaaaaatttcgaaattgtgaaataattaaaaaattatcgactttaggcatacgatgcctcatataaagttatattgaaattttgcgtaaatttcaaaaatttaatagaaactaTAGCAATCCATCAAAaaaacgaagtttgggtccttTTCCGGTATAACcagaagtttcagaaaactgaaaatattttagctgcaacgagcatttcggaaaacccaagCAGGCAAATTGTACAtaactatttaaaatttatattattgatcTACTGTATGAATccgtaaattatttcttaagtgCGGGGTGCGGTCCTGTTACATGCTGATCACGTCCACTATGcgtgaaaatattttggtttactattttctttcgataaatatattttagtgtaTAAACTATACAAAGAATAGTGTGATTTCAGAAACGTGAACATTGTTAATATCTActaatatagaaaaatcttttgtagaaaatatcaTCAATTCCTTTTTATGTTAAAAAGTATGATGTGTATTATGCAGCAAATACTATCTAGCTAGAAATGTCGTTTAGGTAAAGATCTCGAGAAATCCCACAATCCTCGCATGGAAAGAAAAGTAGAAACTAATAGCAACATTGAAACCT
The genomic region above belongs to Diorhabda carinulata isolate Delta chromosome 9, icDioCari1.1, whole genome shotgun sequence and contains:
- the LOC130897825 gene encoding uncharacterized protein LOC130897825, which encodes MSLFQALFAAVLIQLQIHYTLSGPLSDDVKLADLSNQFSFVLEKQLQNIDKTGQTLETLVEEYKKSLELELQQLRQYIEETTIQAVQENKDISNCLNERLGTISFKQIDLCDQRNLIEYCRNVLIYLTKEYYTILSDINQCNSSVTVDSCRYTKICKLRNAIKNADILITSLLNIAHDSAFQCTKISVMKIDYNITSLAKSFTTCSDVIMEFV